The DNA segment GCACCCCGGTTCCCAGCAAGATAAGAACGATGATGCCAACCATGATGCGGTAGCCAGCAAACCAGTTGAGGGAGTGCTTTTCCACAAACTTCAGTAGCCAGGCAATAGAGGCGTAGCCCAAGATGAAGGCAATCACAACGCCGGTACCGAGTTGGAGGGCACTAGCGGCCTGCCCGTGTTCTGGGTTAAACGCATCGGGAAGAGAGAAAAAACCGGAAGCTAATACTGCCGGAATGGCGAGTAAGAAGCTGTAACGGGTAGCAACAGAGCGCTTAAGACCAATGAAGAGGCCGGCGGAGATGGTTCCACCGGAGCGGGATACGCCTGGAATTAGTGCTAGGCATTGGGCGAAACCCATGATGACGGAGTCTTTCAAGGTGAGCTGGTCGAAGTCACGCTTCTGCGGCCCCCATTTTTCGGCGGCTAAGAACACAAAGGAGAAAATGATGAGGACGCTCGCGGTGAGCCAAAGACTGCGGGCGTTGTCGCGAATAAGGTTCTTTCCGAGGAACCCAATAATGCCGATAGGGAGAGTACCGGCGATGACATACCAACCCATCTTGTAGTCGAAGTGGTCCCGACATTCTTTGTGGAATAGCCCCTTAAACCAGGCTTTGACGATGCGGAAAATATCTTTTGCAAAAAAGACTAGAACAGCAAGCTCCGTCCCCAACTGGATAACAGCGGTAAAGGATGCACCAGCATCTTCACCCCAGAAAAGGCGAGAAACGATATTGAGGTGGCCGGAGGAGGACACCGGAAGAAATTCCGTTAAACCCTGCACGATGGAAAGCACAATTGTCTGTGCCCAATTCATGGTCTCCACACTTGCTCCTTGTGGTGCGTGCTGTGTATTTCGAGCATAGCTCGGTGTCAGCGGCTGTGTCTCTGCCGGAGAATGTCGTTCCTACCGGTCTGTTCAGCAGTTTAACCCAAACAATGGCAAGATAGACATGACAGTCCTCAATCCGGCAGGTAGGTACCTCGTGTTGTATGACGTTGTGAAGCGGACAATGTTCCTTCTTCCCCCAGAGAAGATCCACACCTTCGTGTTTGGAATGATTAAGACGCTCCATCTGGTGCCTGTATTAGGACGTTTGGCACGCCCAATCTTCAGCTACAACGACGAGATTCTTGCACAGGATTTGTTTGGGGTTCACTTTCCCGCACCGCTGGGTCTAGCCGCTGGTTTCGATAAGAATGCCGCTGCTTCCGATGCATGGGGTGCGATGGGGTTCGGCTATGCAGAGATGGGCACTGTGACGGCTGCTGGGCAGCCTGGCAATCCACAACCACGTCTGTTTCGGCTACCAGAGGATCGGGCGTTGTTGAATCGGATGGGCTTTAATAACCATGGTGCCGGTTATGCAGCCAACAACCTCCGTCGGCGCCGTGGCACTACTGTCACCGGTATTAATATCGGCAAAACGAAAGTTGTTCCCCCGGAAGAAGCAGTATCGGACTATCGCACCTCAGCGCGTCTTGTGAGTGCGTTGGCGGACTACCTGGTGGTGAACGTTTCCTCCCCTAACACCCCAGGTTTGCGAGATCTCCAAGCTGTAGAATCGCTTCGCCCCATCCTCGAAGGTGTCCAGGCGGTGTCCGACGTCCCAGTACTCGTCAAGATCGCCCCGGATCTCTCCAACGAGGACGTTGATGCGGTGACCGATCTTGCCCTGGAGCTACAGCTTGCCGGAATAATCGCCACCAACACCACGATTTCCCGGGAAGGTCTACGCACCGATATCGCCAAGGTAGCTGACATGGGGGCAGGAGGCATCTCTGGGCAGCCGGAGAAGGCACGTGCACTAGAGGTTCTTGATCGTATTTACGCCAAGACCCAGGGACGTCTCGTCCTCATCGGCTGTGGTGGAATTGAGAGCGTTGACGATGCGTGGGAGCGCATTACCCATGGTGCTGACTTGCTCCAAGGGTACACGGCGTTCATTTACCAGGGACCGTTCTGGATGCGGCGGATTCACAAAGGCTTGGCGAAGAAGCTTCGTGAGAATGGATTCTCTTCTCTGTCTGACGCGGTAGGGTCAGCCGTCCGATAGGACCTAGCCAGGTCGTGAGTGCGCTTCTGAGACTAACGTTGTACAGGCGATTTGGGGTTCAGGCAAAGTTTGCAGTAAATTAATGCGAGCAACCTCGTGAGACTGTTTTGCACAGGATCGCGATTGATAATTACACAGTGAGTCCGAGTGGCGGAATAGGCAGACGCGCTAGCTTGAGGTGCTAGTGCCCAATTGAACGGGCGTGGGGGTTCAAGTCCCCCCTCGGACACAAAATAAGAACCCTGCACTTTGGTAGTCCAAGCTGCAGGGTTCTTATCTCTATAAAGTCTTTTACGCTGACGCGCTCTCTGGAGAGTGTTGTGCCCTCCAAACACTATGGATCATGAGAGTCGTGAGCCTGATCTCCATGCGGTAGGTCAGGGTGTTCGTCAGCGGCCCCCTGCTGTATCTGCGTAATCGGGTGTGTAGTGGTGGGATCTGTAGGGATGTTGATGACAGTAGGCTGCTCTTGCTTGATGCTCGTTCCATATGGCGGTTGGATGAGCTTTATCGGGGCCAGCTGCCCCAGCACTATCAATAAACACCGTGTAGTAGGTCACAAGAGCCTCCTAGCAGTTGTTCTGCTGTGAGTTCTTTTCTGATTGTATTCTGGACACGCGTTTACAGGTGGGGTGTGGCGGAATGCAGGAAGATAGAGAGCAACCACCACTAGTTTTCTATGTTGCAGGGTTTTTTCTATCATCAACACAGGGACGTCAGAAGGATGAACAATGTCGCAGGAACTGCTGTCGCGGACGCGCAATGCGTTGCGGAGACTGTGGTCATTGCTGGTCTATATTGCCCGTGAAATTTGGGCAGGATTCTATAGTGCCCCGCGCTGGAAACAGCTCACAGCCCCACTGATCCTGCTTATCTTTGTGGCATTGCTTGTACTCACTGATGTGCCACCGCTGGTTGTCGTCCGTCAAGGTGTCGCCCAGCTAGGTAGCTGGTTCCCCCTAGTGTTCTTCCTGTGCTATATCTTCTTCACGCTGTTCCCCATTCCCCGCACTCTCTTTACCCTCACTTCGGGAATACTTTTTCCACCCCTACTAGCACTAACAGTGTGCTTAAGCGCATCTCTACTTTCTGCCGTTGTGGCGTGTGTCCTCACCCGCTACGTATTTCGGGAGTGGGTGGAGAACCATCTTCACCACCCTATGCTTGATGCGCTCAATGAGCGGCTAGAAAAACGCGGTTGGCTCGCCGTAGGGTCGTTACGGCTCATCCCCTTCGTACCATTTTCCGTCCTGAACTACGCGGCCGCCTTAACTCCCGTGAAACTTGCCCCCTTTGCTTTTGCCACGGTTGTCGGCAGTGCTCCCGGAACCACTGCCGGTGTACTCTTCGGAGAGGCTGCAGTGGGGCATGCGAATCCGTGGGTGTTCCTTATCGGCGTGTGCTGTTGCGCAACGGGCATTGGTGGGCTCATTATCGACGCGAAGATGCCCGTCACGACTTCTCTTAGAGAGCCCCCGGCTCCGTCACAAAATCGATAAGGCGCTCGACGGCGCCAATGAGTGTCGAATCAAGATCCCGATAGGTTTTTACGCGGGAGGCTATTCTCTGCCAGCCTTCCTGGGGCGTACCCCAACCGAGACGTCGGCACACTCCCGCCTTCCACTCCTCGCCATGGGGAACATCTGGCCAGGAAGGAATACCTACCGTCGCGGGTTTCACGGCCGCCCAAATGTCGACAAAGGGATGCCCTGCAACAAGGACAAACTCGCCGACATCGTTAACCAGTTTGGTCTCTTTAGTGCCAGTAATAAGGTGGTCGGCAAGGACACCGACACGCCGCACTCGGGAGGGCCCAAATAGGGCTAGCCGCTCAGGAAGATTGTCCAGCCCAGCCAATTCCTCGACCACAATGCCTTCTTGTGTGAGATCGTGTCCCCATACCTGTTGGACAATAAGGGCATCGTGTTTGCCTTCTACCCAGATTCGGGAAGCGCGAGCAGTGCGCGCGCGCTGTGGGTGTGAGGTAAGGCGGGAGCCACTATTGGAAAGTTGTGGTCCACGTGGAGTCGTCCGGGAACGTACGAGGTGAATGGGTTCGCCCTCCAACAGCAATAGACCGGGTTTAGTCGGAAAGACACGGACTCGGCCGTGTCGGTCCTCCAACCGGACAAGAAGACCACTGTCCGACTTTTCAAAACCGACAACAGCTCCACAGTATTCGGTCGCGGCATCTTCGATAATCAGCCCTCGGGTACCTTCGACCTCCCGGTAGCGGCGGGCGGTATGGCGCGATGCCAGCGGATCAGTGCCGTAACGATCATTCCAGCGAGACATGGATCCCAGCATAGTCACTAAGATGACTGCTATGGCTTCTCCCCTATTTTCCGCCGCTTGGTGGCTTCCGGCATTACATCGAGGCGAAACAAGCCCAGATGACGTCATCGAGGCGCTTTTACGATGGGCACGCGAACACCGAGTAGTGGCAGGCGATGGTCATACCTACTATGGTCTGGTCGAGTTACTGCGGATGACCCGACTCTGGAGTATGCGGCTTGTACAGGTATTTCCTGGTGACTATGGAGAACTGTCTAGCGGTCTAACGCGCGTTGATTCTGGGCACTTGGAGGCACCCTCAAAAACACACATGACTGTGGAGGCGCTCGGAGAATTGATCACTGTGTCTGGTGGTTCGGCACTTGCACTGGGACATCCGGTAGAAGCCCCCGATGGCGAGTTTGTTGCCTCCGAGATCCTTACTGCTACGGCAATTGCTCCCCAGGTGGTTGTGTGGCGTCTCACTCCTTTCCACGGGACTCTCTCCCCCATTGTCAACGAAGGGCCGCGTGCCGCCTTAGGCAGCCTACGAAGGGCAGAAGAAGAGTCATTACGGCGTCTGCAGTCATCCTCTGGAGTGGTGGAAGCTGCCCAGCAGGAAGAGTTCCGAAGTGCGCTTATCGATATTGATGAAGCTTTACTTGTGAGTGATTCAATCCTCTATCCACCGAGTGCTGATGGTCGTTATCTGGAGCTGCTTTTAGCAGCTGATCACGTCGACGCCATTGTGGCAGTGGCTCGGAGGTATACACAGATGACAGAAGCCGCGCTTCTCCCCCTACTGCGAACAGTTCAGCGGGCGCGCGGCACTGCCTGGAATGAGTGGAATTATGGCCACTTGGCTCAGTAACGAAGTAATACGGGTTAACTCGTCACCATGCGAACGACAAAGGGGGACATGCCGTCCCAACGGACTGGATTTACTTTGACGACCTCACCGGAATAGGGAGCCTCCAGCATCATGCCATCACCCAGATAGAGGGCAACGTGCTGGCTACCACCAGGCCCATAGAAGATCATGTCGCCGCGTTTCATTTGCGACACGGGCAGCTGCAAGCCAGACGTGTACTGGTAACCACTGTAGTGAGGCAGGTTGTATCCGAGTGCCGCGAAAGCGTAGACCATTAGGCCAGAGCAGTCGAAGCCGATCTTGTTGTAGTCGCCGTAGGAGTCTGCCACGCCGCCATCACGGATACCGCGGGTTGGCCCGTAGACGTTGCCACCACCCCAGGCATAGGGCACACCCAGTTGGGACATGCCGCGGCGAACCACTTTTTCCACCTTCTGGCGGGCGGATAGGAAGAGCGTATCGAGGCTAAAGGGGGTGCTGCCGGGGGTGTTCATCACCGTCGTGGTGCTGGTAGACGGACCAGCCGTCGTGGAGTCCGGAACAACACTGTTGGCGTTTCCATCACCTTCGATAGCATCAGGAATGCTGGCGAGGAGATCGATGCTACGAGTCACCAAAGAAAGATGCGGAATACTCTTGATAGCGACATCTTCGGCTACACCAGCAGCAACAGCTGCCTCAGGGCTTTGCTTTGCTACTTCAGTTTGAACGGTGCTTCCAAGGCGGCGCCATTCAGATTCCGGAATGGACTGTAGTGCTTCGACGGGGAGCTTAGCGAGGTCAGCTACAGAAGAGACGTGAGTGACATCCACATGCGCGGACATAGCGGTCTTGCCGGCCGCACGAGCAATAGTGCCAGTGCTATAGAGGCCTTGTTCTAGGCCCGCTTGCAGAGATGCTGTATCCACACCCGAGCCGGTTTCGGTATCAGAGCGGACTGTTGCCACCTGTAGATCACGCAGTTCTTTGGCAATAGCGGTGCGTTTCTTGGTGAGACGCTTAATCTCTTTCTGTTTGGTGTTGACGGCAGTTTGTGCGGCAAGCAGAACAGATTCCGCATCGTGGTTGCGCGACACAGCTTGCTGTGTGGCTGCCTCTGCTGCAGAAGCTGCTTCCTTGGCTTGAGAGGACCGGTTAGCGCTCACTGCACGAGCTTGTTTGAGCTCGTCGACAACAGAACCCTGTTGTGCTGCTGCACGGCTGATCACCGCGTCGCGCGCCACGACAGAATCCGGGTCTTCGCCGCTCATTAGATCAAGCGTGGTACTGCTCGTCGCCGCGTTTCGATAGGCGTCCGCTGCAATAGCGTTCAGTTGTTGTTGTGCGCGCAAAACATTGTCCTGGGCGACGGCAAGCTCGACTGCGGCTTCCGCTGCGGCCTTTTTTGCGTCAACTGCATGTGCGCGAGCACGTTGAAGGTCGACCAGTGCTTTGTTAGCACGTTCGCGGTCTCGCCCCAGTTGTTTGTTGAGGGTGGCGAGGTCTTGATTGGCGTGGGCGAGTTGTTTGAGCAGTGCGTCGAGATTGGCTTCTGCTCCCGAACCCGTCCGGTGGCTATCGATGTGTGGTTGAGCCTGTCCGAGTCCAGCGCCGGTAAATGCGACGGCACCGGTGACGCCAACTCCGACCAGTGCGCGGCCGGTCGTCTTGATGGCTTTCTTTCGGTGAGCTTTATGTGGGGTGCCCACGGCTACTCCTTTCCACTTACGCGAAAATGAGTACCGTGTTCTTCCCCGAGCACGGTCCTCACTCTCCACGCATGTGGCATTTTCCACTTATGTGACATTAGTACCGTACGACACTTCGGTCTCATATAAAACTTGTTTAACATAATTACATACGTGTAAGTATATGCAGGTCAGCAGGTATTTTGGGGTTACCTGCAGGTTTACGGTGATACACAAAAGGCAACAGTTTCCAGATAGTGAGATCGTTAAAACTGCTGCCCAAATACTCACAGAAGCGGTAGCAAGGCTAGTGAGTGTTTCCACCCGCCACCGGCAAATTCGCCAACTTACGCTTCATTACCGCGACCACTGCTGCCACCGACAGAACTGCAGTGAGAGCAATGCCACCAGATAGTGGGGCCCAATCCAGTCCGCTCCCTGCCACATCCCGGATATACGTATCCGCTCGGACAACCTGCTGTGGAGCATAAAGGTTCTTTGCCCCCACCACGCGATCTACGTTGTTCTCCGCCCGCTCAAGTGCATAACGGGGATACACGGGGCTCATTGAACCCACCTGCCGATCATTCATCACCAGGATCGTGCCGCTGACATGCGGATGTAGAAGCTCCGCTAGATTACGAGGCGCAGTGAAGTCTTTATCGGAACCGGGGTAATAGACGATCTTCAAATCCATACCCTTACTGCGAGCCTGCTCCACACGTTCCCGCAAGGGGGTTTCCAACTCTGGGGTAGCCGATACTCCGTCCTTCTGTAAATCTGCGGCGATAGCAGCAGGATTAATACCTTCTGGAAGGGCGGGATCACAAGTAACTGTAGGAAGCGGTGCTGAATCAGTCATGAAACCTCTCTCGGTCTACCGGGACTTCCCCCAGTCTACTGAAATGCCCAGGCGGCGCGGTATCTCACGCGGTATATGAGCATAACCTCGGGGCGTATCCACCGCTTCGGTAAAGGTCCAGCCGGTACGGTACCCTAAAGACGACAAAAACATTCAGAATGGAGCGTCTGCATGAGCCTTAATTCCTTCAACGCGCTAGACACCCTTGAGGTGAATGGACAGCAGTACAGCTACTACAATCTCAACTCTGTGCCCGGAGTAGAGAAACTGCCCTATGCATTGAAAGTACTAGCAGAAAACCTGCTGCGCACTGAAGACGGCGCCAATGTCACCGCGGAGCACATCAATGCACTTGCTCACTGGGATCCTTCAGCTGACCCCAGCGTCGAAATCCAATTCACCCCCGCTCGTGTCCTTATGCAGGACTTTACTGGTGTTCCTTGCGTCGTTGACCTTGCCACCATGCGTCAGGCCGTTACTGCGCTAGGAGGCGACCCCGACCAGGTCAACCCTCTTAACCCAGCAGAGATGGTGATCGACCACTCCGTAATCGTTGAGTTTTTCGGCACCCCGGATGCGATTGAGCGGAACGTCGCTATCGAATACGAGCGGAACGAAGAGCGCTACCAGTTCCTTCGGTGGGGGCAAGGCGCCTTCTCCAATTTCCGTGTGGTACCACCAGGAACCGGCATCGTGCACCAGGTCAACATCGAATACCTTGCGCGCGTCATCATGGACAACGAAAAGGTGCTCTATCCCGATACTTGTGTGGGAACGGACTCTCACACCACCATGGAAAACGGACTTGGTATCCTCGGCTGGGGCGTTGGTGGTATTGAGGCCGAAGCTGCCATGCTGGGCCAGCCGATCTCGATGTTGATTCCGCGCGTTGTGGGCTTCAAACTCACTGGTCAGACCAAGCCAGGCGTTACCGCCACAGATGTTGTCCTCACCATCACCGATATGCTTCGTCAACACGGTGTTGTCGGCAAATTCGTCGAATTCTATGGTGAGGGTATTAGTGCCGTGCCACTCGCTAACCGTGCCACCATCGGCAACATGTCTCCCGAATATGGTTCCACCTGTGCCATCTTCCCCATCGACCAAGAGACGCTTGACTATATGCGGCTCACTGGGCGTGACGACGACGCAATCGCGCGCGTGGAGGCTTACACCAAGGCGCAAGGCCTCTGGCACTATCCCAATGTCGAGGCCGAGTACTCCGAATATCTCGAGCTTGACCTTGGGACCGTTATGCCCTCGATCGCTGGCCCCAAACGCCCCCAAGATCGCATCACCCTTGACCGTGCAAAGGAAACCTGGCGTGAAGCAGTCCGGGCGTACACCAACGATCTCGCCGGTGAAGGCGATCTGGCAGGCCGTCCCTCCCGCCCCGTCCATGTGACAACTGCCAACCATGGAGAGTTTGATATCGACCATGGCATCGTCGGTATCGCCTCTATCACCTCCTGCACCAACACGTCGAACCCATCTGTCATGCTCTCCGCTGGTTTACTTGCCCGCAATGCGGTGAAGCGAGGACTCTTTGTGAAGCCTTGGGTGAAGACAACGATGGGTCCCGGCTCTCAGGTCGTTACTGACTACTACGAGACGGCCGGGTTGTGGGAATACCTCCAAAAGCTCGGATTCTACCTGTCGGGATATGGTTGCACCGCCTGCATCGGTAACGGTGGACCTCTCATCCCTGAAGTTTCGCAGGCCATTCAGGACAATGACTTGGCCGCATGCTCGGTGCTGTCCGGTAATCGAAACTTCGAAGGGCGCATTAACCCCGATATCAAGATGAACTACTTGGCTTCCCCACCGCTGGTCATCGCCTATGCGATTGCCGGAACGCTCGACATCGATTTTGATACCCAGCCCCTTGGTACGGACCACGAGGGCAACGAGGTATTCCTCCGCGACATCTGGCCATCCGATGAGGACATTGACTCCATTATCTCTTCCGCCATCACTGAAGATATGTACGCCAAGGACTATGCGGATGTTTTCGCCGGAGATACCCGGTGGCAGAGCCTCGATACTCCAGAGGGCGATACGTTTGCCTGGAATGAGGACTCCACCTACATTCGCAAAGCTCCGTACTTTGATGGCATGGGTCTCGAGCCGGAGCCCGTCATGGATGTGGAAGGTGCCCGTGTGCTTGCAAAGTTGGGAGATTCCGTCACCACTGACCACATCTCTCCCGCCTCCGCCATCAAGCCTGGCACACCCGCTGCACAGTATCTTGATTCCTATGGAGTAGCACAAAAGGACTACAACTCCTTCGGATCGCGCCGTGGCAACCATGAGATCATGGTGCGTGGTACGTTTGCCAACATCCGGCTGCAGAACCAACTGCTCGACGGTGTGAGTGGTGGCTATACTCGCGACTTCACCCAACCTGAAGCACCGCAGAGCTTCATCTACGACGCTGCTCAAAATTACGCGGCTGCTGGTATCCCGCTGGTTGTGCTCGGAGGTAAAGAATACGGTACTGGTTCCTCCCGTGACTGGGCGGCCAAGGGGACCGCTCTTCTGGGCGTTAAGGCGGTGATCGCAGAATCCTTCGAGCGCATTCACCGCTCTAACCTCATCGGTATGGGTGTAATCCCGTTGCAGTTCCCCGCCGGCGAAAGTCACGAATCGCTGGGACTAAACGGAACAGAAGTCTACGACATTGCGGGCATCACTGAACTAAACAGTGGTATCACCCCCAAGACAGTGAAGGTGACCGCTACCAATGAAGACGGAACTGCAGTGACCTTTGACGCCATTGTTCGTATCGATACACCTGGTGAAGCGGACTACTACCGGAATGGCGGTATCCTGCAGTACGTCCTTCGCAACATGGTGAAGAACGACTAAGCCCGCCTTTCTGCCTTCTCGACACGATTGCCGGCTAGACTCCCGTGTGGAAGCTAGCCGGCAATCGTCAGTTCATCGCACAGTCTGGGGCAGCCCCTGCTCACAGCAGGTGGTAAAAGTTTGTCCCTAGTTGTTTCTGTCGATGCTATGAAAGCTAAGCGAGCGTCACGATCTCCATGTAGTCCTCACCCCATAAATCCTCTATACCATCAGGAAGAACAATAACCCGCTCTGGCTTTAGCGCTTCTACTGCTCCTGGATCGTGTGTTACCAGCACGCAAGCGCCTTCATAGGTTCGCAGAGCTTCGAGTACCTGCTCCCGACTAATCGGGTCTAGGTTGTTCGTTGGCTCGTCTAAGAGCAGTACGTTAGCTTGGGAGCAGACCAAGCTTGCGAGGGCCAAGCGAGTTTTTTCACCACCCGACAATGTTCCGGCTGGCTGCTCCCACATCTGTTCGGTCAGCATAAAAGCGCCAAGGAGACCGCGCAGATCCTGTGCACCCGCATCGGGGGCTTGTCGCACCATGTTGTCCCATACACTCGCATCCAACTGCAAAGTGTCATGCTCCTGCGCAAAGTAACCACGTTTCAGCCCATGACCAGGCACAACAGTGCCATCTCCATCAGACTCTTCCACACCTGCCAAAATGCGCAGCAACGTCGTCTTACCGGCACCGTTAAGTCCGAGGATGACGACTCGACTGCCTTTATCGATGGCCAGATCAACTCCGGAAAACACTTCGAGAGAGCCATAGGTTTTGGAAAGGTTCTCAGCTGTCAGTGGGGTTTTCCCGCAAGGAAGAGGCTGTGGAAAAGCAATATTGGCATGCTTTTCCGCCTGGCGGACTTCTGCAGCTTCATCGAGTAGACGTTGGGCACGCCGCTCCATTTGATGAGCTGCGGCCGCCTTTGTCGCTTTAGCTCCCAGGTGGGCAGCTTGTGCTCGGAGCGCTGCTGCCTTCTTCTCTGCATTGGCACGTTCTCTGCGGCGGCGTTGTTCATCTGCTGAGCGAGCAGCCAGGTAGCGTTCCCAGCTCATACTGTAGGTATCGATCTCTGCGCGTATGGAGTCGAGGTACCACACTTTGTTTACGACAGCATCAAGTAAGCCCGTATCGTGACTGATAACGATCAGTCCACCAGTGTACTGGCTAAGGAACTCCCGTAGCCATTGGATACTATCTGCATCCAAATGGTTAGTGGGCTCGTCCAGCAGCAGTGTCGTTCCTGCTTTGCTGCCATCAGCTTGAGAGCTTCCGAAAAGGATACGGGCCAATTCGACGCGGCGCCGTTGTCCCCCAGAGAGGTGTTCGAGTGCCTCCGAGAGGACTCGCTGTTCAAGCCCTAAGGAGTTGCAGATGCGCGCTGCGTCACCTTTCGCCTTGTAACCACCCAGGTCATTAAAACGTTCTTCTAGCCGAGTGAACTTCTTAATAGCGTGGTCGCGCGTCTTATCGTCTTCAGCCGTCTCCAGGATGTACTGCTGGCGTTCCATATTGCGGGCAATACTGTCCAGACCGCGGGCAGAAAGAACACGACTCAACACTGTCGTCTGAAGATCTCCTTCGCGGGGATCCTGCGGCAGATAACCTATCTCGCCAGAGCGCACAATGGTACCTGCATAAGGTTCTGTTTCCCCAGCGAGAATACGCATCGTGGTGGTCTTACCTGCACCGTTACGTCCTACTAGGCCAATACGGTCCCCCTCGTGAACAACAAGAGAGCCAGGTACAGTAAGAAGCGTACGGACGCCCGCACGCACTTCGAGGTCAGTAAAAGAGATCATAGGAAACTGAAACGAGAGATAAACGAGGTAGTGGATGAGCGCCCTAACAGGAGGGTGTATTAGGCTTCCCGAGCTTACCACCGGAACCGGGCTTTCCCCGCTTCACACTCGATTGTTGAGCTGCACCCTGTGATACGCGTTGCGTCGGCGGAAGCTCACCGCGCATGCGACGCACCTCTCGATCGAGCAGATACATCACTGCGAAAATAAGGATAGTCATGACGACCAAGCCCAGCCACTGGTGAGCAAGAATGGCATAGGCGGCCAATGCGAACTCAATGGCGAGGAGCAGTGCCAAAAACGCAATAATGATCTTTGACTTCATTTAGAGGGTAAAACCTAACGCGCGAAGTTGTTCACGTCCATCATCCGTGATCATGTGGGCACCCCACGGGGGCATCCACACCCAGTTTATCCGCAAGGCTCGCGCATGTCCCTCTGCACACACAGCGACGAATGCTTGATCTTCAATCACGTCAGTCAGCGGGCATGCCGGCGACGTCAATGTCATGTTGACAGTGGCACGACGGGCAACATCCATCTCCACCCCATAGACCAGGCCCAAATCGACCACATTCACGCCGAGTTCTGGGTCCACGACCTCGAACATCGCCTCCCACACTTCTTGAATTTCTGCATCAGTCGCAGCGGGAATGTCATCGGGTAGCTTTGCCAGGTCTTCAGCTTTGACGGCCCGATAATCCTCAAGAATCCATGTGGAGAAGTCGGTGTCGTCAGTGATCTCAGGAGCTGTCTGCTCGTCAGTATCGCTTTCTGGTGGCATTCGTGTTGTGGTGCTGTTCAGCGGGTCAGCGCCGGGGTTTTCGCCGTCTTCTGCAGCAGCACTGTCTAATGCCGCAAGCGCGTTGAGCACAGCTGCTTCTTGCTCGTGCTGTTGTGGCGAGGTGAAATCAGGCT comes from the Lawsonella clevelandensis genome and includes:
- a CDS encoding undecaprenyl-diphosphate phosphatase — translated: MNWAQTIVLSIVQGLTEFLPVSSSGHLNIVSRLFWGEDAGASFTAVIQLGTELAVLVFFAKDIFRIVKAWFKGLFHKECRDHFDYKMGWYVIAGTLPIGIIGFLGKNLIRDNARSLWLTASVLIIFSFVFLAAEKWGPQKRDFDQLTLKDSVIMGFAQCLALIPGVSRSGGTISAGLFIGLKRSVATRYSFLLAIPAVLASGFFSLPDAFNPEHGQAASALQLGTGVVIAFILGYASIAWLLKFVEKHSLNWFAGYRIMVGIIVLILLGTGVLAA
- a CDS encoding quinone-dependent dihydroorotate dehydrogenase; translated protein: MYDVVKRTMFLLPPEKIHTFVFGMIKTLHLVPVLGRLARPIFSYNDEILAQDLFGVHFPAPLGLAAGFDKNAAASDAWGAMGFGYAEMGTVTAAGQPGNPQPRLFRLPEDRALLNRMGFNNHGAGYAANNLRRRRGTTVTGINIGKTKVVPPEEAVSDYRTSARLVSALADYLVVNVSSPNTPGLRDLQAVESLRPILEGVQAVSDVPVLVKIAPDLSNEDVDAVTDLALELQLAGIIATNTTISREGLRTDIAKVADMGAGGISGQPEKARALEVLDRIYAKTQGRLVLIGCGGIESVDDAWERITHGADLLQGYTAFIYQGPFWMRRIHKGLAKKLRENGFSSLSDAVGSAVR
- a CDS encoding TVP38/TMEM64 family protein — translated: MSQELLSRTRNALRRLWSLLVYIAREIWAGFYSAPRWKQLTAPLILLIFVALLVLTDVPPLVVVRQGVAQLGSWFPLVFFLCYIFFTLFPIPRTLFTLTSGILFPPLLALTVCLSASLLSAVVACVLTRYVFREWVENHLHHPMLDALNERLEKRGWLAVGSLRLIPFVPFSVLNYAAALTPVKLAPFAFATVVGSAPGTTAGVLFGEAAVGHANPWVFLIGVCCCATGIGGLIIDAKMPVTTSLREPPAPSQNR
- a CDS encoding DUF3097 family protein, which translates into the protein MSRWNDRYGTDPLASRHTARRYREVEGTRGLIIEDAATEYCGAVVGFEKSDSGLLVRLEDRHGRVRVFPTKPGLLLLEGEPIHLVRSRTTPRGPQLSNSGSRLTSHPQRARTARASRIWVEGKHDALIVQQVWGHDLTQEGIVVEELAGLDNLPERLALFGPSRVRRVGVLADHLITGTKETKLVNDVGEFVLVAGHPFVDIWAAVKPATVGIPSWPDVPHGEEWKAGVCRRLGWGTPQEGWQRIASRVKTYRDLDSTLIGAVERLIDFVTEPGAL
- a CDS encoding NlpC/P60 family protein — encoded protein: MGTPHKAHRKKAIKTTGRALVGVGVTGAVAFTGAGLGQAQPHIDSHRTGSGAEANLDALLKQLAHANQDLATLNKQLGRDRERANKALVDLQRARAHAVDAKKAAAEAAVELAVAQDNVLRAQQQLNAIAADAYRNAATSSTTLDLMSGEDPDSVVARDAVISRAAAQQGSVVDELKQARAVSANRSSQAKEAASAAEAATQQAVSRNHDAESVLLAAQTAVNTKQKEIKRLTKKRTAIAKELRDLQVATVRSDTETGSGVDTASLQAGLEQGLYSTGTIARAAGKTAMSAHVDVTHVSSVADLAKLPVEALQSIPESEWRRLGSTVQTEVAKQSPEAAVAAGVAEDVAIKSIPHLSLVTRSIDLLASIPDAIEGDGNANSVVPDSTTAGPSTSTTTVMNTPGSTPFSLDTLFLSARQKVEKVVRRGMSQLGVPYAWGGGNVYGPTRGIRDGGVADSYGDYNKIGFDCSGLMVYAFAALGYNLPHYSGYQYTSGLQLPVSQMKRGDMIFYGPGGSQHVALYLGDGMMLEAPYSGEVVKVNPVRWDGMSPFVVRMVTS
- a CDS encoding Rv1476 family membrane protein encodes the protein MTDSAPLPTVTCDPALPEGINPAAIAADLQKDGVSATPELETPLRERVEQARSKGMDLKIVYYPGSDKDFTAPRNLAELLHPHVSGTILVMNDRQVGSMSPVYPRYALERAENNVDRVVGAKNLYAPQQVVRADTYIRDVAGSGLDWAPLSGGIALTAVLSVAAVVAVMKRKLANLPVAGGNTH